The window CTTCTACTGGCGCGGGTTCGATACGTCGGGTGACAGCATCACGGCCGATCATGCGTGGGGCGGCGAGCTCCAGCTCAACCTGAATACGGGGTTCGGCATCACGCCCTTCGTGACCGGCGGCCTGGCGAGAGTGGACCAGGACGGGACCGCGGCCCAGACCGCTGCCATTGCGGGTGCAGGTCTCACGTTTCCGCTCGGTCCGGTTCTGCTGCATGCCGCTGCGCGTGACTACATGTTCGGCGTCAGCGGTCTGGAGGGTGACGCGAGCCCGGATGATGTGACCCACAACTGGCTCTACAGTGCGGGTGTGAAGTTCGCCCTGGGGTCGCGCCGGCCGTCGCGCACGATCGCCGTTGCGGCGCCGGCGGTGGATCAGCGCGCGCTGCGCGAGGCCACCGCCGAGCTCGCCGAGCTGCGCGATTCGCTTCGTATGACGGGCCCCGGACGCAGTGACGCAGCAGACACACTGACGGCAGCACGCAGCTTTCAGAGCGAACGGCAGATTGTCGTTCCGATTCCGACCGAGGGCTCCATCACACTGCGCTACGGGCCTGAGCCGGCCGCCGTACCGCCGCCCGTAGTTGTCACCGTCCCCGGCGCGTCGCCTGCCGCCGGCATTGCTGCCGATCGACCCCGGTCCGCGCCGCCACTGACGGAGGGCGCGTCCCTGCAGGACCCGGAAACGAGGGCGTGGCTGCAGCAGATCGTAGCCGCAGAGGTCGCCGATCAACTGATGCGTCGTCCGGCCACGACGCCTGCGCTGACACCGTCCCAGGTCGACGCGCTGGCAGAGCGCGTGCTCGCCGGCGTGATTGCCGGCGTGCTGCCGCGACTGGATGCCGCGCAGGCACTGCGCATGAACGAGCTTCGTAATGACCTGCGGGCCGCATTGCTCGAGCCGCGCGAGACGCCGCCTGGCGAGCTCGCCCGCGCCCCCGTCGAAAGGACTCCGCCCGTCGCGCCGGATGTGGTGACCCCACCTCCAGCTGCTGCCCCACAGGTCGCCACTCCCGCGCCAGCTCCGGCTGAGCGGCAGGCCGGCGACGAGAGTGCCGCAGAGGCAGCCGCGGCCATCCGCCTCGAAGCCGCGCAACGCACGGCGCTCACAGCGGCCGCGTCCATGCACTCGCGCTTCCTGTCGGCCAGCGAGACGGACCGCGGACCGGCGGCCGTGCTCGAGGACGCTGCTTTCGAAGCCGGGGCCGCGCTGGTGAGCCCCGGCGCACGAGCGGCTGTAGCGGCCGTGGCGGAAGTGCTTCGGGCGCATCCCGATCGGCGGGTCTACATCCAGGGCCATACCGATGATGTCGGGACGGAGCTGCAGAACCAGCGACTCTCGGAATTGCGAGCGGAAGCGGTGCGATCGCTGCTCGTACAGGACGGTGTCGCAGCGGACCGGCTCTTCGCCATCGGATACGGCCAGGGTCGACCCGTGGCGGACAATGCCACCGGGCAGGGCAGGGCCCTGAACCGACGCGTCGAGATCGTACTGGGTGAGAGCCGTACCATGGCGGCGAAATGATGAAGTACACGGAGGAGATGTGATGCGACGCAATGGATTGATTCTGCCGGTGCTGCTGCTGTTCGCCTGCGGCGATGCGAGCGGCCCGTCCAGTTCGGAGTTCGTCGGAACGTACCTCGTCACCACACTCACATTCGACCCGCAGGGTGTACTCCCGGCTGTCGATATTCTGGCCCGCCTCGACGGCGACGTGCCACGGCTGGTGCTGGCGCCGGGCGGTGAGGCACAGCTGGTGTTCGAGGACCCGGCGACGGGACTCATCACGACGTCCAACGGCACCTACTCCACCCCGGAAACGGGCGTGCGTGTGGATTTCGGTTCGGGCACTGCGTTCCGTTCCGTGCTGCTTTCGCGGCGCATGACCTTCACTGCCCCCGACGCGACTACCCTCACGTTCGATGCAGCGGCACCCGACGGCGTTGACCGCGAGCGATTGCTGCAGCTGGCTCCGGAGTTCGCCGGGGAACAGCTCCTCGATCCCGTGCCCGGGCAGCTCGCCATCGTATTCACACGCAGTCCCTGAAGGCGCACGCCATGACGAAGCGCAGTGCACTCATTGCCATCCTCGCCTGCCTGGCTGTCGCCGGATGGGCGCCGCTGCCCGTCGCTGCGCAGGCCGCGCCCGCGTTCGGCGGTGCAGAAGTCAGGCTCGGCGTGGCGTTCCCCGAGGATGCCGTGGCCGGGCCGAGCATCATGGGTGAGGTGGATCTCGGATACGCATGGCGTCCCGCCCTGCGCGTGATTGCCGGGCTGAGTCATTTCCGAGCGAACATCGACCGCCTGCCGGGCGGCGATGAGGGTTCCTTCGCGGCCACCGGCCTCTGGCTGGGTGCCCGCTACGACCTCCTGACCGCCGGCACGACCGGGGCGTACGTCCGGGCCGGTGTGACCCTTCAGACGGTGAGCGCGGATGCCTGGGACAGGGATGTCGACGCGCTGCTGTCCGGTACCAATACGGGCGCCGCCGTCGCTGTCGGGGCGCGGCGC of the Longimicrobiales bacterium genome contains:
- a CDS encoding OmpA family protein, whose protein sequence is MIPSARHRSIVVVLACLFGMPANPAQAQSQSRPDTESSGSGIHALIGGFVGRFDMHAAGETDLFGARAGVGFRELVQLTGFYWRGFDTSGDSITADHAWGGELQLNLNTGFGITPFVTGGLARVDQDGTAAQTAAIAGAGLTFPLGPVLLHAAARDYMFGVSGLEGDASPDDVTHNWLYSAGVKFALGSRRPSRTIAVAAPAVDQRALREATAELAELRDSLRMTGPGRSDAADTLTAARSFQSERQIVVPIPTEGSITLRYGPEPAAVPPPVVVTVPGASPAAGIAADRPRSAPPLTEGASLQDPETRAWLQQIVAAEVADQLMRRPATTPALTPSQVDALAERVLAGVIAGVLPRLDAAQALRMNELRNDLRAALLEPRETPPGELARAPVERTPPVAPDVVTPPPAAAPQVATPAPAPAERQAGDESAAEAAAAIRLEAAQRTALTAAASMHSRFLSASETDRGPAAVLEDAAFEAGAALVSPGARAAVAAVAEVLRAHPDRRVYIQGHTDDVGTELQNQRLSELRAEAVRSLLVQDGVAADRLFAIGYGQGRPVADNATGQGRALNRRVEIVLGESRTMAAK